GAGCGCGCTCCGTACAGCCATGGAGGCGGTGCTGCGGCCGCTCGGGATGAGCGTGACGCACTACTCCTGCCTCGAGCTGCTGGCTCAACGACCGGGCTTGTCGAACTCCGAGCTCGCGCGGGGCGCATTCGTGACACGGCAATCGATGAACGTGCTGCTCCAGAACCTGGAACGAGAGGGCTACGTGACCAGGCCCGCGGAGGCACCCGTCGGGAAGGTTCTTCCCACGCGACTCACGCCTCGCGGCCGACGGAGCCTCGAGAAGGCGACCGTGGCGGTGCGGTCCGTCGAGGTCAGAATGCTGGCCGGCCTGACCG
The sequence above is a segment of the Streptomyces asoensis genome. Coding sequences within it:
- a CDS encoding MarR family winged helix-turn-helix transcriptional regulator; the encoded protein is MSQNGVGVDLETSLGYLLKEASSALRTAMEAVLRPLGMSVTHYSCLELLAQRPGLSNSELARGAFVTRQSMNVLLQNLEREGYVTRPAEAPVGKVLPTRLTPRGRRSLEKATVAVRSVEVRMLAGLTGTEQSGALRILQSMIHSLREGDDGA